The Neoarius graeffei isolate fNeoGra1 chromosome 10, fNeoGra1.pri, whole genome shotgun sequence sequence gcattaaaagcagacacgtgtctgtagtggaaatcactgtatgggctcaggaacacttcagaaaaccatcgtctgtgaaaacacttcattactgcatccacaaatgcaagttaaaaccacatataaacaatatccagaagcaccaccaccttctctgggctcgaACTCTTTTACCATGGACAGACAGGTCTGGACAGAcaggtaaagtggaaaactgtcctgaggtctgatgaatcaaaagtagaaattctttttcaaaatcatggacaccacatcctccaggctaaagaggagagggaccatccagcttgttatcagtgcagttCAAAAgcaatatacacgtttcagagcaatatgctgccatccagacaaaatctttttcagggaaggcaaaacaatgccaaactgctttctacacatattaaaactgcatggctccgtagtaaaagagttagggtgctaaactggcctgcctgcagtccagacctgtctcccatttaaaacatttggcgcattatgaaacacagaatacgacaaaggagaccccaaactgttgagcaactgaaattatacatcaggcaagaataggacaacatttctctttcaaaactacagcaattggtctcctcagttcccaaacatttacagagttttgttaaaagtagaggtgatgcaacacagtggtaaacatgcccctgtcccaacttttctgaaatgtgttgctgacatcaaattcaaaatgagcatacatttttcaaaaaacaataaaatttctcagtttcaacatttgatatgctgtccttgtactattttcaatgaaatatgaggtttatatgatttgcaaattatcgcattctgtttttatttacagtttacacagcgtcccaacttttttggaattcggGTTGTAATATATATTAAATTAGGTTTTGTGTATCTTTGTCAGTTTGGATTGTCCAGACCTGGTGATTGTTGCGCTGAATCACCTCTAGGAACACAGTTGGACGATCCTGGACTGGTTTGGTGAAGATCTGAAGGAGATAACCGTTATCATCGTAGTCCACCAAAATGTTCAGCTCCTAGATGAACAACGGCATGTGGTTGTTTGTTGCAGTGAATGTGTTCGCTGGTGTCAAGACCAAATCGTTCCTTATTTGTTTCAGAAAAGAGGAGACTGAGAGGAGAAACAGACCTCTATGATGCTGATGTCCTCATTGACTTTGACCTTTGAGTCTTTTAGTTTCTCACGGAGATGCTCATAGTAGGTATCTGGCACAGTCATGAACTCCATGCCACGCTCCTTCAAATTACGGatctacacacacccacacacacacacatacgcgctcaTAAAAACTGAAGGTCCAATGTACAGTAcatgtatacatacatatacagatAGATgacaatttaaagaaaaaaaaaccatcagtGTGTTATGGTGTTTGGTCACCACGAGCCATCAGAATAGCTTCAGTGCTCTTTGGTGTAGATTCTATACATCTCTGGAAGTGTGCTAGAGCACTGAACACAACCCTCAGGTactgttttgatgatgatgatgatgatgatgatgatgagtgctgtctcagtgcaaATGCCACCCAgtagtttttcctttaatttgtcacgcaTCCAAATATGTTTTGCTGGTCACATGGTTACATTTACAGGAACACTTAGGAAAATATTTAATCTAGtaataaattagggagaaaaaaatccagatttATTTACTAAAAATAAACATTAATTGACGCACTAGTTGAATTATAATGTTAGTTTGGTATAGTCACCTTTTATAGATATATGATATATCACATGTGGGTTCTAACCCGAGTTTGTTAGTTTTGGAGCACATCCTAGGACAAGATGTCGGATAGATGCTCTTTATTCACAGCTTCAATAATGTTCAAGGTGTTCATGGCAATGTGCTGGACTCCCGGGCCACCGTAATAGTCCAcatactcctacacacacaaacacacacaagtaCTGATTAAGACCTGACTGTCTTTATATCCAATTCAGTATAAGTGATAACTTGGGATggtactgttataggaaaataattaacttcagCGAGGTAAAGCAACTCCGTTCCAccctgtcactgattattttcctataacagcacacccctaTGTGTTTTGTTCCTCAATTATGACACATTTGGACTCATttattcttttgattttgaaaaTAGTTGCAAGTGATAATAAAAGATGTCAGTACAAAAGAATAAGTTGAGAGTGCAGCTGTGAAGGTTCtcggtcatccaggtcatcgtaaaccataggtgctaaagaaggcaactggacttgcttgaaatccttgaagacgtttcacctctcatccaaaaagcttcttcagttctgtctgactcgtggggagttccaggtagttacaaacccgattccaaaaaagttgggacaaagtacaaattgtaaataaaaacggaatgcaatgatgtggaagtttcaaaattccatattttattcagaatagaacatagatgacatatcaaatgtttaaactgagaaaatgtatcatttaaagagaaaaattaggtgattttaaatttcatgacaacaacacatctcaaaaaagttgggacaaggccatgtttcctactgtgagacatccccttttctctttacaacagtctgtaaacgtctggggactgaggagacaagttgctcaagtttagggataggaatgttaacccattcttgtctaatgtaggattctagttgctcaactgtcttaagtcttttttgtcgtatcttccgttttatgatgcaccaaatgttttctatgggtgaaagatctggactgcaggctggccagttcagtacccggacccttcttctacgcagccatgatgctgtaattgatgcagtatgtggtttggcattgtcatgttggaaaatgcaaggtcttccctgaaagagacgtcgtctggatgggagcatatgttgctctagaacctggatatacctttcagcattgatggtgtctttccagatgtgtaagctgcccatgccactcgcactaatgcaaccccataccgtcagagatgcaggcttctgaactgagcgccgataacaacttgggtcgtccttctcctctttagtccgaatgacatggcgtccctgatttccataaagaacttcaaattttgattcgtctgaccacagaacagttttccactttgccacagtccattttaaatgagccttggcccagagaagacgtctgcgcttctggatcatgtttagatacggcttcttctttgaactatagagttttagctggcaacggcggatggcacggtgaattctgttcacagataatgttctctggaaatattcctgagcccattttgtgatttccaatacagaagcatgcctgtatgtgatgcagtgctgtctaagggcccaaagatcacgggcacccagtatggttttccggccttgacccttacgcacagagattcttccagattctctgaatcttttgatgatattatgcactgtagatgatgatatgttcaaactctttgcaattttacactgtcgaactttctgatattgctccactatttgtcagcgcagaattagggggattggtgatcctcttcccatctttacttctgagagccactgccactccaagatgctctttttatacccagtcatgttaatgacctattgccaattgacctaatgagttgcaatttggtcctccagctgttccttttttgtacctttaacttttccagcctcttattgcccctgtcccaacttttttgagatgtgttgctgtcatgaaatttcaaatgagccaatatttggcatgaaatttcaaaatgtctcacttttgacatttgatatgttgtctatgttctattgtgaatacaatatcagtttttgagatttgtaaattattgcattccatttttatttacaatttgtactttgtcccaacttttttggaatcagggttgtatcttctcatggaccaaaagcaaccctaaggacagtcgttgaggtcacatgggttgttgaccctcacctcttcagatgttggtttacagtaaatcctacaatacattcctcaaaaagggcgtagaagagcaaattaatccatcaacgtgtagcattcaatttattccggaccattaaagacgctgccttccgcgtagaatcatacgtcatcctcgccgccatattggataggtcaaagcggagaataaagattcatgtgctgcgtttaactgtaccaacaggtttaccgtccaaacgagatcacatgggattacctttcacaggtgagaaacaacaaattaatccatcaacgtgtagcattcaatttattccggaccattaaagacgctgccttccgcgtagaatcatacgtcatcctcgccgccatattggataggtcaaagcggagaataaagattagctgcgtttaactgtaccgtccaaacaagatcacatgggattacctttcacaggtgagaaacaacaaattaatccatcaacgtgtagcattcaatttattccggaccattaaagacgccgccttccgcgtagaatcatatgtcatcctcgccgccatattggataggtcaaagcggagaataaagattagctgcgtttaactgtaccgtccaaacgggatcacatgggattacctttcacaggtgagactggaaaaatacttttcattgtatttggtcattataatgtaattttacgaacagattttcctgactttgtggctaatatgaagtcttgcgcataatagtttatgcgcatgcgtccttacttcttctattcttctggtgtctccgaagggatcgtcttacagcgcccctagaggtgtggcatgtgtattgcatcgttttcagcaagcgttgcgttgccatatggacctgatattttactgatcgttgcccatttggacgcgatatatttttaaataacatctcgttgccgttgtcgtgtggatgtagcctcagtcatcctgtaggttgttagggtcactggaagccgggtgtgaatggtgttaacagcctagagggtcattagggtttCTCTCTgatatcatgtgagtcattgaagtcagctgagttttggtgtggatgtgtattcacatCTACGCATTTGGCACACTtctcagaaaactgaatacacatccacaccaagactcagctgaattcaaagactcacatgatggcagagagagtcaGTGACCCACAGATcatcctaacgaccctctaggttgctaacactgttcacacccagcctccagtgaccctaacaatctACAGGATGTTAGGGTCAACAATCCATGGGTcagcgacccatgtgacctcaatgactctccttagggttgcttttggtccactagaggataaatacctggaactccccactagtcagacagaactgaagaaggcttTTGGATGAGAAATGAAacatcaaggatttcaagcaagtccagttgcttctttagcacctatggaatGAGTTGAGAAAGATTCGAGAACAAATATGAATGGCATCTATGGGCAGGCTAGTTGAAAAAAAGTGGCCTTGTCCTTTAAGATGTATGTGATAAACAAATATTAAAATTTttactatttttatttacaacaaTATAAACTATTTTCTTCTCGGCTAATTCTAATATTACTCATATAAACATGGACATACTGTATGTGAATAGCGAAAATATGGCCATCCATAGTGCATACTGTGCATAATGActggtaatgtgtgtgtgtgtgtgtgtgtgtgtgtgtgtgtgtgcgcgcgtgtggttGCTTGCCTGGATTTGGGACTTGCGTTTACCAAAGGCAGGTTCGTTGATTGGCATCTTCACTGTCTCCTCGTAATTAGCCACCACGATGGAGCGCAGAGCGCTGAACTCTGTCTGCAGCTGTTTATCATCTACAGACCAGAAACGGTGGAACAGGAGGTTCCTCTggtacctgtacacacacacacacacacacacacacacacacacacacacacacacacacacacacagtcatggtTGGTTCACTGACGGTTAGCTAAAAGGAAGGTGGATCTAATAAACTATGGAATAAAGCATTAAAAATGGGCAGAATTATTTCAGCACACATTGGCCTTtgtgtctgtcagtcacagtgaaggaggtgtggactATGTGTCTGTcattcacagtgaaggaggtgtggactATGtgtctgtcaatcacagtgaaggaggtgtggactATGtgtctgtcaatcacagtgaaggaggtgtggactATGtgtctgtcaatcacagtgaaggaggtgtggactATGtgtctgtcaatcacagtgaaggaggtgtggactATGtgtctgtcaatcacagtgaaggaggtgtggactATGtgtctgtcaatcacagtgaaggaggtgtggcctttgtgtctgtcagtcacaatgaaggggtgtggcctttgtgtctgtGACTCACAGTGTAGGAAGTGTGGCCTTGgtgtctgtcagtcacagtgaaggggtgtggcctttgtgtctgtcagtcacagtgacagaggtgtggcctttgtgtctgtcagtcacagtgaaggaggtgtggcttttgtgtttgtcagtcacagtgaagaggtgtggcctttgtgtctgtcagtcacagtgacagAGGTGTGGCCTTTGGGTCAGTCAGTcacagagaaggaggtgtggcttttttgtttgtcagtcccagtgaaggggtgtggcctttgtgtctgtcAGTCACAGATAAGGAGGTGTGACGTTTGTGTTTGTCAGTCACAGTGGTCTTTGTGTCTgtgagtcacagtgaaggaggtgtggccttggtgtctgtcagtcacagtgaagtagGCATGGCCTACTTCAACTTATGCTTTTGTCAgacgtcagtcacagtgaagaggtgtggcctttgtgtctgtcagtcacagtgaagtagGCATGGCCTACGTCAACTTATTTTTTTGTCAGACGTCAGTCACAGTAAaggggtgtggcctttgtgtctgtcagtcacagtggtcTTTGTGTCTGTGAGTCACATTGATGGAGGTGTGGCTTTtgtgtctgtcagtcacagtgaaggaggtgtggccttggtgtctgtcagtcacagtgaagtagGCATGGCCTACTTCAACGTATTCTTTTGTCAgacgtcagtcacagtgaaggggtgtggcctttgtgtatgTCATGTGAAAGAGgtgtctgtcagtcacagtgaaggggtgtggcttttctgtctgtcagtcacagtgaaggaggtgtggcctttgtgtctgtcAGTCACATGGAAGGGGTGTGGCTTTtctgtctgtcagtcacagtgaaggaggtgtggcctttgtctgtcagtcacagtgaaggggtgtggcctttgtgtcagTTAGTCATAGGGAAGGaagtgtggcctttgtgtctgtcagtcacagtgaaggagtgtAGCCTTTGTGTCTGTCAATCAGTGAAGGTGTGGTCTTTTATGAGGAACCTTAAAGCCAACACGTTTTTTTAGTGACACAATACGGAATAacatcattttgcaccaaaactgcTTTAAAACATTGACTGATTTGAATATGTTTTACACACTGGTTTGAAAATAAAGTATTGAGATACTTAAAGACAGATACACACTCCTACGTGTCATTTGGAAGAACCGTCCTGAGTATTAAATGAATTATCAAATATATCAGAAAAGCAGGGGGAAACAGCAAGAGGAAGTAACTCTCATTTTAGAGAAATCTATTTGTTCACCATTCCACCACAggcatcatctcatcatctggctGGTTTCCCACCACATGATCAATAAAATCCAAATGGCCGCTCGGCCTGTGCAGGAAGAAACCACAATTTCAGAATTCTCACTTTCACCTTGTAGAAACTATGTCAAAATTATTGAGACAACAACTGCTAAACATAACATGTCCTTCTACACTcacagctgagccaggagaggatcacGGAAGAGCGGCATGTGGAATCCTGGGAGAAAAAGTCCTGTGTATCCATTTCTCTCCACCAGTGTGTGAGTCGTGTCTCCATACTGAAAAGAGGAAAATAAGAAACTGGGGCTACAAAACCGGGACGACAGCAGTGATATTTGTACGGCTCAGTTCTTTTGCACTAATTAATTATTTAACATTTGTCAGATCCCAGGACTGCTAGATTGTCACCATTAAGCAAACACCTTAACTCTCATCTACTCAGCTGGATAAAGTCTCAGCTTACTGGACTCCGCCTCTCTAGTAAGCTGCTCTGTAAGTTTTCCAAATGAATAAATGTGAATTACTTTAATGGAGCTCTTGTTGCTGTATGACTGATGGTTTAGAAGTAGATTAGTAGAAAGAGGAGGGTTTTAAAACTATCTTCCAAAAGGAATGAAGACATTCGTACTGTCTGTAGCACAGCCAATTTCACGCTGCCAAAGTCGTCCTTCAGCACATGAGGTTCCTTGAGGATGATGGCACCTCGCTCTCTGGCtttctgtatacacacacacgatgGAAAAGGACATGCATACACACTGAAAACGGTGCTGTAGTTTCAGCTCATTTTAGTGAGTCAGATCATTTGGTTCAGCTCACCAATAAGAGTCGACTTGTTCACATATGACACATCACTAGTTTCCAGATGGATGTTCAGAATCTTTTCCTAAGGCTCCGACTGTAATCCGTTTTTAAGGCTGTGTTCATCGGATAACTAAAATAACTTGATGaaggagtgaagctgaaaagtgaTGCTGATCTTCACAGTAAAgggggtgtggcctttgtgtctgtcATCACAGTGAAAGGGGTGTGGCCTTtctgtctgtcagtcacagtgacggGGTGTAGCCTTTATGTTTGGCAGTCACAGTGAAATAGGTGTGGCCTTTgtttctgtcagtcacagtgaaaagGGTGTGGCCTTTTTGTTAGTCACAGTGAAaggggtgtggcctttgtgtctgtcagtcacagtgaaggggtGTAGCCTTTATGTTGGCAGtcacagtgaaagaggtgtggcctttgtttttgtcagtcacagtgaaaagggtgtggtctttgtgtctgtcacagtgaaagaggtgtggcctttgtgtctgtcagtcacagtgaagggggtgtggcctttttgtcagtcacagtgaaaggGGTATGGCCATtgtgtctgtcagtcacagtgaaggggtatggcctttgtgtctgtcaatcacagtgaaggaaatgtggcctttgtgtctgtcagtcacagtgaaaggGGTGTAGCCTTTGTGTCTGTCTGTCACAGTGAAAGgggtgtggcctttgtatctgtcagtcacagtgaaggaggcatcgcctttgtgtctgtcagtcacagtgaaggaggcatcgcctttgtgtctgtcagtcacagtgaaggggtgtggcctttgtgtctgtcACAGTCAAAGGGGTGTGGCCCTTGTGTCTGTCAGTCACTGTGAAGGGGTGTGCCCTTtgtatctgtcagtcacagtgaagaaggcgtggcctttgtgtttAAACAAAAATGACTTGATGAAGAAGTGCAGATGAAAAGTGATGTTGTTCTTTACCTGCACTAAGGAGTCACAGTCCTCCACAGTGAAAGCGATGTCTTTGACTCCATCTCCATGTTTCACCAAGTGCTCCCCCATCTCTGATTAGAAACATCCAGCATTATACTGTACATTTGCAAATTAGACAGATTTCAGATACTGTTTATCGACTGGTTATTAGTGTTGACAAAATTGCTGTGGAATAagtgaaataaaacacttcacaaGATGTTAGCTATGGGAAAATAACTTTgggggttgattattttcctgtaccaACATTCCCGGTAGTCTTTTATTCCTTGACGTTTGCAGATAGATAAACCATGCGGAGTATGAGCTAACCTTTGTTACCAGGACTCAGTGCAGAGGAGAAAACATAAATAATCTGTAGTAGGGGAAAAAAGAAATACAAATTAACGATGAAACAGTTTCCCAGACTTAAACTCGGAAGTACAAATATTATGTTATCTGCCTCATTCACAACACAGTACAGGAGGATGGTATACTGAATGTCCACAGTAACAATAATATGGATATAAAACTTTCTGGTTGATAATTTTTTGCCTGCAGAAAGCCCACCTTTCCCTGTTTAACCACGTGAGAGACGACATCACGGCTGTCCGTCTCCAGACCACGGTATGCCAGAGGCTCAAAACCCAGCTTGCTGCAGTAAAAGGAGGCGGCTTGGGACAAAAACATGAGTGTCAAAATACATCCATCTTTGTTCAGGAAAAGTGTGCGAatctgtgtgtgcatggtgttTTGTGCTGGACTgcgtccaaatatatatatatatatatatatatatatgtgtgtgtgtgtatatatatatatatatatatatatatatatatatatatatatatatatatatgtgtgtgtgtgtgtgtgtgtatatagtggaggaataattatttgatcccttgctgattttgtaagtttgcccactggcaaagatatgaacagtctataacaggggtgtccaaactgatccatgaagggCCGTGTGgccgcaggttttcattccagccatgcagcagcacacctgatttggcttattcaatcaactgacacacccaccctttaatcaagggtgggtgtggctgcaagtatttgactgtgtgaagacagttcagttgattgaatgagccaaatcaggtgtgctgctgcatggctggaatgaaaacctgcagccacatggcccttcatggatcagtttggacacccctggtctataattttaagggtaggtttattttaacagtgagagatagaatatcaaaaagaaaatccagaaaatcacattttataaaatatataaattgatttgcatttcgttgagtgaaataagtatttgatcccctaccaaccattaagagttctggctcccacagaccagttagacactcctaatcaactcgttacctgcattaaagacagctgtcttaaattgacacctgtataaaagacacctgtccacagaatcaatcaatcaatcaatcaatcaatcagactccaaactctccaacatgggcaagaccaaagagctgtctaaggatatcagggacaagattgtagagctgcacaaggctggactgggctacaaaaccataagcaagaagctgggtgagaaggagacaactgttggtgcaatagttcaaaaatggaagaaatacaaaatgaccatcaatcaACCCCAGTCTGGGgccccatgcaagatctcacctttTGGGGTATCAAGGATcacgagaaaggtgagagatcagtctagaactacatgggaggagcttgtgaatgatcttaaggcagctgggaccacagtcaccaagaaaaccactggtaacacattacgccgtaatggattaaaatcctgcagtgcccgcaaggtccccctgcttaagaaggcacatgtgcaggcccgtctgaagtttgccaatgaagaACACCTGAAGGATTCtgagagtgattgggagaaggtgctgtggtcagatgagaccaaaatcgagctctttggcattaactcaactcgccgtgtttggaggaagaaaaatgctgactatgacccgaagaacaccatccccaccgtcaagtatggaggtggaaacattatgctttgggggtgtttctctgctaagggcacacaactacttcaccgcatcaacggaagaatggacgcggccatgtaccgcaaaatcctgagtgacaacctccttccttctgccaggacactgaaaatgggtcgtggatgggtcttccagcacgacaatgacccaaaacatacagccaagataacaaaggagtggctcaagaagaagcacattaaggtcatggagtggcctagccagtctccagatcttaatcccatagaaaacctatggagggagctgaagctccgagTTGTGAAGCaacagcctcaaaaccttaatgatctagagatgatctgcaaagaggagtggaccagaattcctcctgacatgtgcgcaaacctggtcatcaactacaagaaacgtctgaccgctgtgcttgccaacaagggttttgccaccaaatactaagtcttgtttgctagagggttcaaatacttatttcactcaaagaaatgcaaatcagtttatatcttttatatgaagttattttctggattttctttttgatgttttgtctctcacagttaaaataaacctaccattaaaattatagaatgttcatttctttgtcagtggacaaacttacaaaatcagcaagggatcaaataattatttccttgtgtatatatataatttttttaccaatttttttttgtttttttgactctcaaaaggaaggggaaaaaaggaaaaacCCTTCCAGTATGGATCTAATTAGCCAAAGGATAGAGTTTTAACCCCAACACCTCCTCCCCTCTGAAGAGCCAATAGCATCCTTCAGTGCAGAAACTCCTCCGAGGTTCAGTTTAAGACACagtgaagtaaaaacaaaaacaaatccatGTTATTAGAAATAAATAAGCTTGCCTGCTTGGCATTCCCAACCCAGAAAGTGAGGTGGTCGAAGCTGATGAACTTGCCCTGCTCGTGCTGACGGTGTGGCATGAAATAATCAAATAAA is a genomic window containing:
- the hpdb gene encoding 4-hydroxyphenylpyruvate dioxygenase, producing MTSYTDKGEKHEQGKFISFDHLTFWVGNAKQATASFYCSKLGFEPLAYRGLETDSRDVVSHVVKQGKIIYVFSSALSPGNKEMGEHLVKHGDGVKDIAFTVEDCDSLVQKARERGAIILKEPHVLKDDFGSVKLAVLQTYGDTTHTLVERNGYTGLFLPGFHMPLFRDPLLAQLPSGHLDFIDHVVGNQPDDEMMPVVEWYQRNLLFHRFWSVDDKQLQTEFSALRSIVVANYEETVKMPINEPAFGKRKSQIQEYVDYYGGPGVQHIAMNTLNIIEAIRNLKERGMEFMTVPDTYYEHLREKLKDSKVKVNEDISIIEELNILVDYDDNGYLLQIFTKPVQDRPTVFLEVIQRNNHQGFGAGNFKSLFEAIEADQHARGNLTVLMPNGTSEQI